A DNA window from Pseudomonas tohonis contains the following coding sequences:
- a CDS encoding MlaC/ttg2D family ABC transporter substrate-binding protein: MIKAMRNGLLVLLAALPLLANAAPSARDVVQQTTDKLLSDLKANKQQYRSNPGAFYDALNNILGPVVDADGISRSIMTVKYSRKATPEQMTRFQENFKRSLMQFYGNALLEYDNQDIRVLPAKQEDPERTSVGMEVKDSKGTVYPVSYTMVNLDGQWMLRNVIINGINIGKLFRDQFADTMQKNGNDLDKTIDGWAEVVAKAKQTEEGQKAAGHE, encoded by the coding sequence ATGATCAAAGCAATGCGTAACGGCCTGCTGGTTCTGCTCGCCGCGCTGCCCCTGCTGGCCAACGCGGCGCCGAGCGCGCGCGATGTGGTGCAGCAGACCACCGACAAGCTGCTCAGCGACCTCAAGGCCAACAAGCAGCAGTACCGCAGCAACCCGGGCGCCTTCTACGATGCGCTGAACAATATCCTCGGTCCGGTGGTGGATGCCGATGGCATCTCCCGCAGCATCATGACGGTCAAGTACTCGCGCAAGGCGACCCCGGAGCAGATGACCCGCTTCCAGGAGAACTTCAAGCGCAGCCTGATGCAGTTCTACGGCAACGCCCTCTTGGAGTACGACAACCAGGACATCCGCGTGCTGCCCGCCAAGCAGGAAGATCCCGAGCGCACCAGCGTCGGCATGGAAGTGAAGGACAGCAAGGGCACGGTCTATCCGGTGTCCTACACCATGGTCAACCTTGATGGCCAGTGGATGCTGCGCAACGTGATCATCAACGGCATCAACATCGGCAAGCTGTTCCGCGACCAGTTCGCCGACACCATGCAGAAGAACGGCAACGACCTGGACAAGACCATCGACGGCTGGGCCGAGGTGGTGGCCAAGGCCAAGCAGACCGAGGAAGGCCAGAAGGCCGCCGGTCATGAGTGA
- the algW gene encoding Do family serine endopeptidase AlgW, giving the protein MLKALRFFGWPLLVGVLVALLIIQQYPELVGLPRQQVHLQEAPKYSFSRQGPESYAEAVNSASPAVVNLYTTKVVSKPAHPLFEDPQFRRFFGDNLPRQRRMESSLGSAVIMSPEGYLLTNNHVTAGADQIVVALKDGRETLARLVGSDPETDLAVLKIDLDNLPAITLGRSDNIRIGDVALAIGNPFGFGQTVTMGIISATGRNQLGLNTYEDFIQTDAAINPGNSGGALVDAGGNLIGINTAIFSKSGGSQGIGFAIPAKLALDVMKAIIEHGQVIRGWLGIEVQPLTPELAESFGLEGRPGIVIAGIYRDTPAQRANLQPGDIILSIDGEPAGDGRRSMNQVARTKPGEKVSVEVMRNGKIIELSAEVGLRPPQQTAPADND; this is encoded by the coding sequence ATGCTCAAGGCCCTGCGTTTCTTCGGCTGGCCCCTGCTTGTCGGCGTACTCGTAGCACTGCTGATCATCCAGCAATACCCCGAACTGGTGGGCCTGCCCCGCCAACAGGTGCACCTGCAGGAAGCGCCCAAGTACAGTTTCTCGCGCCAGGGGCCGGAGTCCTATGCGGAGGCGGTCAACAGCGCCTCCCCCGCGGTGGTCAACCTCTACACCACCAAGGTGGTGAGCAAGCCGGCCCATCCGCTGTTCGAAGACCCGCAGTTCCGCCGCTTCTTCGGTGACAACCTGCCCCGCCAGCGGCGCATGGAATCCAGCCTGGGCTCGGCGGTGATCATGAGTCCCGAGGGCTACCTGCTGACCAACAACCACGTCACCGCCGGTGCCGACCAGATCGTGGTCGCCCTCAAGGACGGCCGCGAGACCCTCGCCCGCCTGGTGGGCAGCGACCCCGAGACCGACCTCGCGGTGCTCAAGATCGACCTCGACAACCTGCCCGCCATCACCCTCGGGCGCTCCGACAACATCCGCATCGGCGACGTCGCCCTGGCCATCGGCAACCCCTTCGGCTTCGGCCAGACCGTGACCATGGGCATCATCAGCGCCACCGGCCGCAACCAGCTCGGCCTCAATACCTACGAGGACTTCATCCAGACCGACGCCGCCATCAACCCGGGCAACTCCGGCGGCGCGCTGGTGGATGCCGGCGGCAACCTGATCGGCATCAACACCGCGATCTTCTCCAAGTCCGGCGGCTCCCAGGGCATCGGCTTCGCCATCCCCGCCAAGCTCGCCCTCGACGTGATGAAGGCCATCATCGAACACGGCCAGGTGATCCGGGGCTGGCTCGGCATCGAAGTGCAGCCGTTGACGCCCGAACTGGCCGAATCCTTCGGCCTCGAAGGCCGCCCGGGCATCGTCATCGCCGGCATCTACCGCGATACCCCCGCGCAGCGCGCCAACCTGCAGCCGGGCGACATCATCCTCAGCATCGACGGCGAGCCCGCCGGCGACGGTCGCCGCTCCATGAACCAGGTGGCGCGTACCAAGCCGGGCGAAAAGGTCAGTGTCGAGGTGATGCGCAACGGCAAGATCATCGAGCTTTCCGCCGAGGTTGGCCTGAGGCCCCCGCAACAGACCGCACCCGCGGACAACGACTGA
- a CDS encoding Nif3-like dinuclear metal center hexameric protein: MAIALTTLVEEAERFLGASRISDYCPNGLQVEGRPQVRRIVSGVTASQALLDAAVEAEADVVLVHHGYFWKGENPCVVGIKQRRLKTLLANDISLLAYHLPLDVHPEVGNNVQLARQLDITVEGPLEPDNPRTVGLVGSLAEPLTPRDFARRVQDVLGREPLLVEGPEMIRRIGWCTGGGQGYIDTAIAAGVDLYLTGEASEQTFHSARENGISFIAAGHHATERYGVQALGDYLARRFAIEHLFIDCPNPI, encoded by the coding sequence ATGGCCATTGCACTGACCACCCTGGTGGAGGAAGCGGAGCGTTTTCTCGGGGCTTCGCGGATCTCGGACTACTGCCCAAACGGCCTCCAGGTCGAGGGCCGGCCGCAGGTTCGACGCATCGTCAGCGGGGTGACCGCGAGCCAGGCATTGCTGGATGCGGCGGTGGAAGCCGAGGCCGATGTGGTGCTGGTGCACCATGGCTATTTCTGGAAGGGGGAGAACCCCTGCGTGGTCGGCATCAAGCAGCGGCGCCTGAAGACCCTTCTGGCCAATGACATCAGCCTGCTGGCCTACCACCTGCCGTTGGACGTGCACCCGGAAGTGGGCAACAACGTGCAGCTCGCCCGCCAGCTGGACATCACCGTCGAAGGCCCGCTGGAGCCTGACAACCCGCGCACCGTCGGCCTCGTCGGCTCCCTGGCCGAGCCCCTCACCCCGCGCGACTTCGCCCGCCGCGTGCAGGATGTGCTCGGTCGCGAACCGCTGCTGGTGGAGGGCCCGGAGATGATCCGCCGCATCGGCTGGTGCACCGGCGGCGGCCAGGGCTACATCGACACGGCCATCGCCGCCGGCGTCGATCTCTACCTGACCGGCGAGGCTTCGGAGCAGACTTTCCACAGTGCGCGGGAAAACGGCATCAGCTTCATCGCCGCCGGCCACCACGCCACCGAACGCTATGGCGTGCAGGCGCTGGGGGACTACCTGGCGCGGCGTTTCGCCATCGAACACCTGTTCATCGACTGCCCCAATCCCATCTAG
- the hisC gene encoding histidinol-phosphate transaminase, giving the protein MSKFWSPFVKELVPYVPGEQPKIANLVKLNTNENPYGPSPKAIAAMQAELGDSLRLYPDPNSDRLKQAVAEHYGVTTAQVFVGNGSDEVLAHIFHGLFQHGRPLLFPDVTYSFYPVYCGLYGIPFEALPLDEQFQIRVEDYARPNAGIIFPNPNAPTGCLLALEAVERLLQGSPDSVVVVDEAYIDFGGQSAIALVDRYPNLLVTQTLSKSRSLAGLRVGLAVGHPDLIEALERIKNSFNSYPLDRMAIAGAAVAFEDKPYFEETCRKVIDSREWVVSELAKRGFEVLPSAANFVFARHPDKDAAGIAAGLREKGVIVRHFKQARIAQFLRITIGTPEQNQALLDALDAG; this is encoded by the coding sequence ATGAGCAAGTTCTGGAGTCCCTTCGTCAAGGAGCTGGTGCCCTACGTTCCGGGCGAGCAGCCGAAGATCGCCAACCTGGTGAAGCTGAACACCAACGAGAACCCCTACGGCCCGTCGCCGAAGGCCATCGCCGCCATGCAGGCGGAACTGGGTGACAGCCTGCGCCTGTACCCGGACCCGAACAGCGACCGCCTCAAGCAGGCGGTGGCCGAGCACTACGGCGTGACGACCGCCCAGGTGTTCGTCGGCAACGGCTCGGACGAGGTGCTGGCGCACATCTTCCATGGCCTGTTCCAGCACGGCCGCCCGCTGCTGTTCCCGGACGTGACCTACAGCTTCTACCCGGTCTACTGCGGTCTCTACGGCATCCCCTTCGAGGCGCTGCCGCTGGACGAGCAGTTCCAGATCCGCGTCGAGGACTATGCGCGCCCCAATGCCGGCATCATCTTCCCCAACCCGAACGCCCCCACCGGCTGCCTGCTGGCGCTGGAGGCCGTGGAGAGGCTGCTGCAGGGCAGCCCGGATTCGGTGGTGGTGGTCGACGAGGCCTACATCGACTTCGGCGGCCAGAGCGCCATCGCCCTGGTGGATCGCTACCCGAACCTGCTGGTCACCCAGACACTGTCCAAGTCCCGTTCCCTGGCCGGCCTGCGCGTAGGCCTGGCGGTGGGGCACCCGGACCTGATCGAGGCCCTGGAGCGGATCAAGAACAGCTTCAACTCCTACCCGCTGGATCGCATGGCCATCGCCGGCGCCGCCGTGGCCTTCGAAGACAAGCCGTACTTCGAGGAAACCTGCCGCAAGGTCATCGACAGCCGCGAGTGGGTGGTGAGCGAGTTGGCCAAGCGTGGTTTCGAGGTGCTGCCTTCGGCGGCCAACTTCGTCTTCGCCCGGCACCCGGACAAGGACGCGGCGGGCATCGCCGCCGGTTTGCGCGAGAAGGGCGTGATCGTGCGTCACTTCAAGCAGGCGCGCATCGCCCAGTTCCTGCGCATCACCATCGGTACGCCGGAGCAGAACCAGGCATTGCTGGACGCGCTCGACGCCGGTTGA
- the murA gene encoding UDP-N-acetylglucosamine 1-carboxyvinyltransferase, whose translation MDKLIITGGQRLDGEIRISGAKNSALPILAATLLADTPVTVCNLPHLHDITTMIELFGRMGVQPVIDEKLSVEVDASTIKTLVAPYELVKTMRASILVLGPMVARFGEAEVALPGGCAIGSRPVDLHIRGLEAMGALIDVDGGYIKARAPAGGLRGAHFFFDTVSVTGTENIMMAATLANGRTVLENAAREPEVVDLANCLIAMGAQIQGAGTDTIIIDGVKRLGGARYSVMPDRIETGTYLVAAASTGGRVKLKDTDPTILESVLLKLEEAGAHISTGNNWIELDMKGNRPKAVNVRTAPYPAFPTDMQAQFISMNAVAEGTGAVIETVFENRFMHVYEMNRMGAQILVEGNTAIVTGVPQLKGAPVMATDLRASASLVIAGLVAEGDTLIDRIYHIDRGYECIEEKLQLLGAKIRRVPG comes from the coding sequence ATGGACAAACTGATTATTACCGGCGGCCAACGCCTCGATGGCGAAATCCGTATTTCGGGCGCCAAGAACTCGGCCCTGCCGATCCTAGCGGCCACCCTGCTGGCCGATACCCCGGTCACCGTGTGCAACCTGCCGCACCTGCACGACATCACCACCATGATCGAGCTCTTCGGTCGCATGGGCGTGCAGCCGGTGATCGACGAGAAGCTCAGCGTCGAAGTCGACGCCAGCACCATCAAGACCCTGGTCGCGCCCTACGAGCTGGTGAAGACCATGCGCGCCTCGATCCTGGTGCTCGGCCCGATGGTCGCGCGCTTCGGTGAAGCCGAAGTGGCGCTGCCCGGCGGCTGCGCCATCGGCTCCCGCCCGGTCGACCTGCACATCCGCGGCCTCGAGGCCATGGGCGCGCTGATCGACGTCGACGGCGGCTACATCAAGGCCCGGGCACCGGCCGGTGGCCTGCGTGGCGCGCACTTCTTCTTCGATACCGTCAGCGTGACCGGTACCGAGAACATCATGATGGCCGCCACCCTGGCCAACGGCCGTACCGTGCTGGAAAACGCCGCACGCGAGCCGGAAGTGGTCGACCTGGCCAACTGCCTGATCGCCATGGGCGCGCAGATCCAGGGCGCCGGTACCGACACCATCATCATCGACGGCGTGAAGCGCCTCGGCGGCGCGCGCTACAGCGTGATGCCCGACCGCATCGAGACCGGCACCTACCTGGTGGCCGCCGCTTCCACCGGTGGCCGCGTCAAGCTCAAGGACACCGATCCGACCATCCTCGAATCCGTGCTGCTGAAGCTGGAAGAGGCCGGTGCCCACATCAGCACCGGCAACAACTGGATCGAGCTGGACATGAAGGGCAACCGCCCCAAAGCGGTCAACGTGCGCACCGCGCCGTACCCGGCGTTCCCCACCGACATGCAGGCCCAGTTCATTTCCATGAACGCCGTGGCCGAAGGCACCGGTGCGGTCATCGAGACCGTGTTCGAAAACCGCTTCATGCACGTCTACGAGATGAACCGCATGGGTGCGCAGATCCTGGTCGAGGGCAACACCGCCATCGTCACCGGCGTTCCGCAGCTCAAGGGCGCTCCGGTCATGGCCACCGACCTGCGGGCGTCCGCCAGCCTGGTCATCGCCGGCCTGGTCGCCGAGGGCGACACCCTGATCGACCGCATCTACCACATCGACCGTGGTTACGAGTGCATCGAGGAAAAACTGCAGCTGCTCGGCGCCAAGATCCGCCGCGTGCCGGGTTAG
- the hisD gene encoding histidinol dehydrogenase gives MTVQTAVRRLNAADPDFARHLDHLLSWESVSDESVNQRVLEIIKAVRERGDAALVEFTQRFDGLAVDSMADLILPRERLELALTRITAEQRQALETAAERVRLYHEKQKQDSWTYTEADGTVLGQQVTPLDRAGLYVPGGKASYPSSVLMNAIPAKVAGVAEVVMVVPTPRGEINEIVLAAACVAGVDRVFTIGGAQAVAALAYGTESVPQVDKIVGPGNIYVATAKRHVFGQVGIDMIAGPSEILVVCDGQTDPDWIAMDLFSQAEHDEDAQSILVSPDAEFLDKVAASIAKLLPTMERAEIIRTSLEGRGALIQVADMQQAITVANRIAPEHLELSVADPQAWLPQIRHAGAIFMGRYTAEALGDYCAGPNHVLPTSGTARFSSPLGVYDFQKRSSIIFCSADGASELGKTASVLARGESLTAHARSAEYRIKGE, from the coding sequence ATGACCGTTCAAACCGCTGTTCGCCGACTCAATGCCGCTGATCCGGACTTCGCCCGTCATCTGGATCATCTGCTGAGCTGGGAAAGCGTATCCGACGAGTCGGTCAACCAGCGCGTCCTCGAAATCATCAAGGCCGTGCGCGAGCGCGGCGATGCCGCCCTGGTCGAGTTCACCCAGCGTTTCGATGGCCTGGCCGTCGACTCCATGGCCGACCTGATTCTGCCGCGCGAGCGCCTGGAACTGGCCCTGACCCGCATCACCGCCGAGCAGCGCCAGGCCCTGGAGACCGCCGCCGAGCGCGTGCGCCTCTACCACGAGAAACAGAAACAGGATTCCTGGACCTACACCGAGGCCGATGGCACCGTGCTGGGCCAGCAGGTCACCCCGCTGGACCGTGCCGGCCTCTACGTGCCGGGCGGCAAGGCGTCCTACCCGTCGTCCGTGCTGATGAACGCCATTCCCGCGAAGGTCGCAGGCGTCGCCGAAGTGGTGATGGTGGTGCCGACCCCGCGTGGCGAGATCAACGAGATCGTCCTCGCCGCCGCCTGCGTGGCCGGCGTCGATCGCGTCTTCACCATCGGCGGCGCCCAGGCCGTGGCCGCGCTGGCCTATGGCACCGAGAGCGTGCCCCAGGTGGACAAGATCGTCGGCCCCGGCAACATCTATGTCGCCACCGCCAAGCGCCACGTGTTCGGCCAGGTGGGCATCGACATGATCGCCGGTCCCTCGGAAATCCTCGTCGTCTGCGACGGCCAGACCGACCCGGACTGGATCGCCATGGACCTGTTCTCCCAGGCCGAGCACGACGAAGACGCCCAGTCCATCCTGGTCAGCCCCGATGCCGAGTTCCTCGACAAGGTGGCCGCCAGCATCGCGAAACTGCTGCCGACCATGGAACGTGCCGAGATCATCCGCACCTCCCTCGAAGGTCGTGGCGCGCTGATCCAGGTCGCCGACATGCAACAGGCGATCACCGTCGCCAACCGCATCGCTCCCGAGCACCTGGAGCTGTCGGTCGCCGACCCGCAGGCCTGGCTGCCGCAGATCCGCCATGCCGGCGCCATCTTCATGGGCCGCTACACCGCCGAAGCGCTGGGCGACTATTGCGCCGGCCCGAACCACGTGCTGCCCACCTCCGGCACCGCGCGCTTCTCCTCGCCGCTGGGCGTGTATGACTTCCAGAAGCGCTCGTCGATCATCTTCTGCTCTGCAGACGGTGCCTCCGAGCTGGGCAAGACCGCGTCCGTGCTGGCCCGTGGCGAGTCGCTGACCGCCCACGCCCGCAGTGCCGAATACCGGATCAAGGGGGAGTGA
- a CDS encoding STAS domain-containing protein yields MSDATLSAGTGGELKLSGVLDFRSGPELRETGARLIREHGLGDLVLDCSGVEKSSSVGLSLLLAFMRDARKAGKTLSIRALPEDMRQIAGVSGLDELLPLEV; encoded by the coding sequence ATGAGTGACGCAACCCTCAGCGCCGGCACCGGCGGGGAGTTGAAGCTCTCCGGCGTGCTGGACTTCCGTAGCGGCCCCGAATTGCGCGAGACCGGCGCCCGGCTGATCCGCGAGCACGGCCTGGGCGACCTGGTGCTGGACTGCTCCGGTGTCGAGAAGTCCAGCAGCGTCGGCCTGTCGCTGCTGCTGGCCTTCATGCGGGATGCACGCAAGGCCGGCAAGACGCTGAGCATCCGCGCATTGCCCGAGGACATGCGGCAGATCGCCGGCGTCTCCGGGCTCGACGAGCTGCTGCCGCTGGAAGTGTGA
- a CDS encoding TonB-dependent siderophore receptor — translation MKSRSIASVAGLALGLASGSAHATPLELEEITIESRHERADGPVTGYRATRSASATRTDTDLRDVPQSVAVVPAQVLDDLGTTRVDRALDFAGGVSRQNNFGGLTFLNYSVRGFTTGELYKNGFAINRGSYSSPDASGIERIEVLKGPAASLYGRGDPGGLVNIVTKKPEEEAFARFQASASSWDRYRSSLDVNTPLDDAGTLLSRINLAVEDNQSFRDHVGSERLVITPSLSWQLSPDTRLLIESEFVRHESVFDRGIPAPGNQLGTVKRSTFLGEPNDGEIRNRNQMLQVSLEHYLNDDWKLRLANQYAQGHLAGDSSETSRLSGDLVSRFYRQRDFEWNTSITQAELHGSFATGAWQHQTLIGLEYENYRNSQKYPQSDTLFSYGVDIRNPIYGQPKPALTRKNDFFERVESHSLNLQDQIAITDRLRGLAGVRLERFGQAALDRSTRIRNAQHKDVVTPRLGLLYQLTPEVGVFANASTSVKPNAISSQGTVFKPEKGVGYESGVKLDLLESRLGATIALFHIEKENVLTANPSDPGQNIAAGKARSQGLDMQVAGQLTDAVRLIGAYAYIDAEVTEDNTLPKGSRLLGIARHSGSLMGVYEFQDGWLRGSDVGAAANHVGDRSGQAGSAFELPAYSTLDLLAHYKASDDISIGLNLNNVFDRKYYERSYNSVWVLPGDPRNLTLSLTLNL, via the coding sequence ATGAAGTCACGCAGCATCGCCTCGGTCGCCGGACTGGCCCTTGGCCTGGCCAGCGGCAGCGCCCATGCCACCCCGCTTGAACTCGAAGAAATCACCATCGAATCACGCCACGAACGCGCCGACGGCCCCGTCACCGGCTATCGCGCCACCCGCTCGGCGAGCGCCACACGAACCGACACCGACCTGCGCGACGTCCCCCAATCCGTCGCCGTCGTTCCCGCCCAGGTGCTGGACGATCTCGGCACCACCCGCGTCGACCGCGCGCTGGATTTCGCCGGCGGCGTCTCCCGGCAGAACAACTTCGGCGGCCTGACCTTCCTCAACTACAGCGTGCGCGGCTTCACCACCGGCGAGCTGTACAAGAACGGCTTCGCCATCAACCGCGGAAGCTACAGCTCGCCGGACGCCAGCGGCATCGAGCGCATCGAGGTGCTCAAGGGCCCGGCGGCGAGCCTCTATGGGCGTGGCGACCCGGGTGGCCTGGTCAACATCGTCACCAAGAAGCCCGAGGAGGAAGCCTTCGCCCGCTTCCAAGCCAGCGCAAGCAGTTGGGATCGCTACCGCAGCAGCCTCGACGTCAACACGCCGCTGGATGACGCCGGCACCCTGTTGTCGCGCATCAACCTCGCGGTGGAGGACAACCAGAGCTTCCGCGACCACGTCGGCAGCGAGCGCCTGGTGATCACCCCGTCCCTGAGCTGGCAGCTGAGCCCGGACACGCGCCTGCTGATCGAGAGCGAGTTCGTGCGCCATGAATCGGTGTTCGATCGCGGCATCCCCGCCCCTGGCAACCAGCTCGGCACGGTCAAGCGCTCCACCTTCCTCGGCGAGCCCAACGACGGCGAGATCCGCAACCGCAACCAGATGCTGCAGGTCAGCCTCGAGCACTACCTGAACGACGACTGGAAGCTGCGCCTGGCCAACCAATACGCCCAGGGCCACCTCGCCGGAGACTCCTCGGAGACCTCGCGCCTGTCCGGCGACCTCGTCAGCCGCTTCTACCGCCAGCGCGATTTCGAGTGGAACACCAGCATCACCCAGGCCGAGCTGCACGGCAGCTTCGCCACCGGCGCCTGGCAGCACCAGACCCTGATCGGGCTCGAGTACGAGAACTACCGCAACAGCCAGAAGTACCCCCAGAGCGACACCCTATTCAGCTACGGCGTGGATATCCGCAACCCCATCTACGGCCAGCCCAAGCCCGCGCTCACCCGCAAGAACGACTTCTTCGAGCGGGTGGAAAGCCATTCTCTGAACCTGCAGGACCAGATCGCCATCACCGATCGGTTGCGCGGGCTGGCCGGCGTGCGCCTCGAACGCTTCGGGCAGGCGGCGCTGGACCGCTCCACGCGCATCCGCAACGCCCAGCACAAGGATGTCGTCACCCCGCGTCTCGGGTTGCTCTACCAGCTCACCCCGGAAGTCGGCGTGTTCGCCAACGCCTCCACCTCGGTCAAGCCCAACGCCATCAGCAGCCAGGGCACGGTGTTCAAGCCGGAGAAAGGCGTCGGCTATGAGAGCGGGGTCAAGCTGGACCTGCTCGAAAGCCGCCTTGGCGCCACGATCGCGCTCTTCCATATCGAGAAGGAGAACGTGCTGACCGCCAACCCCAGCGACCCGGGCCAGAACATCGCCGCCGGCAAGGCACGCAGCCAGGGCCTGGACATGCAGGTCGCCGGCCAGCTCACCGACGCCGTCCGCCTGATCGGCGCCTACGCCTATATCGATGCCGAGGTGACCGAGGACAACACCCTCCCCAAAGGCAGCCGCCTGCTGGGTATCGCCAGGCACAGCGGCAGCCTGATGGGGGTCTACGAGTTCCAGGACGGCTGGCTGCGCGGCTCGGATGTCGGCGCGGCCGCCAACCATGTCGGCGACCGCTCAGGCCAGGCCGGTAGCGCCTTCGAACTGCCCGCCTACAGCACCCTCGACCTGCTCGCCCACTACAAGGCCAGCGACGACATCAGCATCGGCCTGAACCTCAACAATGTCTTCGATCGCAAGTACTACGAGCGCTCCTACAACAGCGTCTGGGTACTGCCCGGCGACCCGCGCAACCTGACCCTCAGCCTTACCCTCAACCTCTGA
- a CDS encoding DUF4198 domain-containing protein: protein MRLHSKLLLTAALGALLAGQAQAHGLWTEQRRGNIEVIYGHGAEDDAFKAEKVSGAWAYDAAGKMIPVTIQRLDDHARLQPLTPPASLAVALDNGAWSQTADKQWINKGRDQVKDAVASIHTWKYSLAIYREGAKLPTMERLRLVIVPQVDPLAVGPGKPLPVQVLMDGKPAAGIELFGDYRSDPHTVSATTDAQGKAKVLVRNAGLNVIAAQATVKSDKDPEAEEHGFFTSLTFVGEAHHE from the coding sequence ATGCGACTCCACAGCAAACTGCTGCTCACCGCCGCCCTCGGTGCCCTGCTCGCCGGCCAAGCGCAGGCCCACGGCCTCTGGACCGAACAGCGCCGCGGCAACATCGAAGTGATCTACGGGCACGGCGCCGAGGACGACGCCTTCAAGGCCGAAAAGGTCAGCGGCGCCTGGGCCTATGACGCAGCCGGCAAGATGATTCCGGTCACCATCCAGCGCCTGGACGACCACGCTCGCCTGCAACCGCTGACGCCGCCTGCCAGCCTCGCCGTGGCGCTGGACAACGGCGCCTGGTCGCAGACCGCCGACAAGCAGTGGATCAACAAGGGCCGCGACCAGGTGAAAGACGCCGTCGCCTCCATCCACACCTGGAAGTACAGCCTGGCGATCTACCGTGAAGGCGCGAAGCTGCCGACGATGGAGCGCCTGCGACTGGTCATCGTGCCGCAGGTCGACCCGCTTGCCGTCGGCCCGGGCAAACCGCTGCCCGTGCAGGTACTGATGGACGGCAAGCCGGCGGCGGGCATCGAGCTGTTCGGCGACTACCGCAGCGACCCGCACACCGTCAGTGCCACCACCGATGCCCAGGGCAAGGCCAAGGTACTGGTGCGCAACGCCGGACTCAACGTGATCGCCGCCCAGGCCACCGTGAAGAGCGACAAGGACCCTGAGGCGGAGGAGCACGGCTTCTTCACCTCGCTGACCTTCGTCGGCGAAGCGCATCACGAGTGA
- the hisG gene encoding ATP phosphoribosyltransferase produces MLTIALSKGRILDDTLPLLAEAGIVPTENPDKSRKLIIPTTQDDVRLLIVRATDVPTYVEHGAADLGVAGKDVLMEYGGQGLYEPLDLRIARCKLMTAGAVGVPEPKGRLRVATKFVNVAKRYYAEQGRQVEVIKLYGSMELAPLVGLADKIIDVVDTGNTLRANGLEPQELIATISSRLVVNKASMKMQHARIQALIDTLRQAVESRHHD; encoded by the coding sequence ATGCTCACCATCGCGTTATCCAAGGGCCGCATCCTCGACGACACCCTGCCGCTGCTGGCGGAAGCGGGCATCGTCCCCACCGAGAACCCGGACAAGAGCCGCAAGCTGATCATCCCCACCACCCAGGATGACGTGCGCCTGCTGATCGTCCGTGCCACCGACGTGCCGACCTATGTCGAGCATGGCGCGGCGGACCTCGGCGTGGCCGGCAAGGATGTGCTGATGGAGTACGGCGGCCAGGGCCTGTACGAGCCCCTGGACCTGCGCATCGCCCGTTGCAAGCTGATGACCGCCGGCGCGGTCGGCGTGCCCGAACCCAAGGGGCGCCTGCGCGTGGCCACCAAGTTCGTCAACGTCGCCAAGCGCTACTACGCCGAACAGGGTCGCCAGGTCGAAGTGATCAAGCTCTACGGTTCCATGGAGCTGGCCCCGCTGGTCGGCCTGGCCGACAAGATCATCGACGTGGTCGACACCGGCAACACCCTGCGTGCCAATGGCCTGGAACCCCAGGAACTGATCGCCACCATCAGCTCCCGCCTGGTGGTCAACAAGGCCTCGATGAAGATGCAGCACGCCCGTATCCAGGCGCTGATCGACACCCTGCGCCAGGCGGTCGAGTCGCGACACCACGACTGA
- a CDS encoding BolA family protein, which yields MQAVEVKSLLEAKLPGTEVVVEGEGCNFQLNLISDELAGMSPVKRQQQVYAHLNAWIADGSIHAVTMKFFSLAGWAERS from the coding sequence ATGCAGGCCGTAGAAGTGAAAAGCCTCCTGGAGGCGAAGCTGCCCGGAACCGAGGTGGTAGTTGAAGGGGAAGGCTGCAACTTCCAGTTGAATCTGATCAGCGACGAGCTGGCCGGCATGAGCCCGGTCAAGCGCCAGCAGCAGGTTTATGCCCATCTGAACGCCTGGATCGCCGATGGCAGCATCCACGCGGTCACCATGAAATTCTTCAGCCTCGCTGGCTGGGCCGAGCGTTCCTGA